The region TTGCGTTAAAATCGAAATCATTAATAGGTTGGTTTTTGTCTTGTTCGGTATTATTGTTTTCAAGTAATACATCAATTGGTTTAACTGCTGATATTGTTTCTGAAGCAGATAGGGTTAACATGATAACCTCACCTTGCGGCATCAGCTGCACAAGTAAGCGCTGATTAACAAAGGGCTCTTTTGCTTTTACATAAAGGCTATCTTGTACTTTTAATACAGCTACTTTCTCAACTGCTTCATTATCAATAATACTAATGGCTTGTGGAAAGTGAATAAGCCGCTCTTCACTTAGAGAAAGCGTTACGGGAATTGGCGTTTTATCCCATAAAATATGCTCGGCATCGAATGCAAATAGATTAAAATTACAACCTAGCATGATTAAAATCATAAAAAGCTTAAATCGAATCATGTGATTTATTCTCCAGCGGGTTAGCGAGCAGGTCTTCTAGCAAGGTCTCAGGTTGGGTATAACCATCTAGGGCTAGTTGGAATGGGTTCTCAAGGCGAGATAGATTTACTTTAACAACACGTACGTGGTAATCGACAATTTTATCGGTGATAACAATGGGGCTGTTATTTTTTAATCGTTGTGTAATACGTAAAATAAGGTGCACTTCCCAGGCATTATTACCCAGCGGTTTAACATCATTACTCTCAATAAAGCGATAAAGACTGGCTACTTGTGTCCTATTAAATAACTGAGCATCTTTATAAGCTGTAAGTGCTTGGTCTAGGAGCTTGCGATGACGAGCAGTAAAATAATAATGAAAACCAGCTAAATTAGTAGAGAATTCTTTTTTGCCACCATTTGACCAAGTATTTAAAGCGGGCATAAGGGTAGCAACAAATCCATGAATGTATTCTGCTGGGATTTGTTCTGCTTTGATGAGTCCACCATTAGCTGCCATGCTAGGCGAGAGCCAGAACTCGTAGCGTTTTGGTAAAGAATAAAGTGTGGTAATCAATCCTAAAATTATTACTAACAGTGAAGCAGTAAAGGCCAACAACAAGCGATTTAGCTGATTTAAACTGTCAATTTTTTGCCAGTATTTAAACATCATGTTGACCTACCAATTTACTTATTTGCCAGGCCCCTTGATAATGAAGATAAGGTGAGCGTTTAAGCCCTAAATGTGTAAGTGTAAGAAGTGTTTTTTTCATGACATACCCATAAGGTTTTCCTGCTTTGATGCGAGAAATCCACTTAGGGATAATGGTGATGGCTAAAATAAATCCCAGAAAAAAACCGACGCATCCTAAAGCCAGCGGATAGCTTAAGAAAAAGCCAATAAAAGTCATTAATAAACTAGTTGCTGGAGTTGCTAGTAAAACAATCCAAAATAATTCACGTAAACTTAGCCCTTTATAAGCTTTATAGTCATGAGAAAGATGCCTTGAGGAAGGTCGGTTCATGGTGCTCACCTTAGATTTTAAATTTAGTAATCATCATGTAGCCGACGTAACCTGCAACAATGCTTATAGCAAGATAGGTAATACCCATAACGGCAAACATACCAAATGACACCATTGAGCCGTCATTCTTCTTAGCTTCTTCAATACCATGTTGTACAGTGGTGATGAATTTAATAAAGCTAATGACTGATGCAATAAAGAGTAAAAGGCCAAGCCCCTGTTTAACGTAGTTACTTGTCACAGTCATTAAGCTTTTATTACCGTCGCTAATATCATCTGCATTAGATACTTTAGGAAACCAATTATCGGCTAGCAGGGCTGGTGCATAATTTAAGCTAATAAAGCCTAAACCTAATCGCTGCGTCCATTGTCTTAGTTGGTTAATCTGATTTTTCATGGGTAATTCCCCTTAACGATTAAAATGAGTATGAATAGACACAGTCCTATGACTAAACGCACTAGGCGTGAGCCAAGAATAATGAGGAATCCTTCTTGCGCTTTTTCAGCGCTATCCATGAAATAATTAATGCACCAAATGATAGCGATAATGGTGAGCATAATGGCGATAAAGCGAATACAATTAGAGAAAGTGCTAGCAGTGATATCGCCTGTAGCTTGTCTGAAACTTTCTACAAATGTTTTTGCAATATCTATTTTGCTCATATCTATTTTCCAATATAGTCAAGCGCTAACGGCTTAACCGTTTTGGGTTCTATTGCTGGTTTATTAATGTATTCAATTAATGAATTGCGAATTTCTAATAAATCTTGTCGTAAGCCTGGATGGGAATTTCCATCAGCACTTTTAAAAGAATCAATATGTAATTGCAGGCGAGTGTTAGGCTCTATTTCATTGTTTGCTTCATCTAGTAAGGGCATAATTGCATTGATTTGGTTTATTACGCGCACTAAAGTTTTATTTAGCGCAGCTTCACTAGCATAAAGACAGGTGTTAAAAATTAATGCAGATAATAAAAGCCAATATTTCATTTCATCTCCCTACAAGTATTTTTTAAATCGGCTAGTTGTTATTGACACCATCACACTCAAAAGAATACTTAGTGGTACAAAAAACAATGCAGGATTAACACTAATAGGCATAGCTAGCCATAAGGTTAAGAGCAACAATAAGCCATATTTAAAATAGTGATTTAACCGGTGAAAAACGTAAGATGATTCACGCCCGAGAGAGGCTGTACGTATGGCACGCTGATTTAAGCCATCAACTAAGCCAGCAGTAGTAGCCATTGTAAATAAAGGAAGGCTAGCAACTAAAATTATGAACTTAATGTATATCACTTCTGTGGTTATACACATAAGATTCCAGATTTGCTGGATTACTTGAAATGCATTTATAAAAAGATCATCAAAATCAGAAGCTGTGTGAGTTAGCAAATTATCAAATTCGCTTTTTATAAATACACGAGTACTTTCTACTTTATTTGTTAGCTTTTGTGTAGGTACGGTCTTTATTTTAGAGTCAATGTAGTTAGCTATAGAGGCATCATTAAACTCTAGAACAGCAGAAGATTGTTGTTTAGCTAGTTTATAAATACGCTGCCAAGCAGTATTAAAATCTTTTAATCCCCAAAGGGCTAAACCCCAGCTTAATAAAATCAGCCAACTTAGAAAAACAAGTAGGAATGAATTTAAGAAAATTCTTTTTGAGTGTTTTTGCTTATCTTTCTCTACTGCCATATTTCATCCTTATAAATAATAAAGGGGTAATGGTTTTCATGAAATATAACAAGTAGCTCATCAATGTTAGCTGGTAGAAGAGGTGCTTTAGTTAGGCGTTGAAATTCTTCTAAGCGGCTAGAGTTATCAATATTAGTTATAAAACCAATAGCGTGTTTTTCTTCTAATTCAGTGGCATGCTCTTTAAGCCAGTTAAATGAGAAAGGATCGCCGCCTAGGATAAAAAGAGGCTGAGAAAAACTAGATAGATCTATTTTGCGTTTTGTAATATGACCTACTTGTGCTTGACTAGTTACTGGTAGTCGAGCATCCAGTTTCTCTTCTAGTTTTAGAGATTCTTCAGTAATCTTTTCTTTTTGTTGGCTAAAGCAAACCGTTGCTATTAACAGACTAATTAAAAATAGAGATATTTTTTTCATTTAAAATCTCCCTAAATCAACAATATTGGATTTGCCATCTTTTGCTAAAATCAACAAAGGGGTTAATTTGTTTTTTATCTGAAGTGACTGGAAATGTAGATCACCATGGTTAAGGGTAATGCGACCATTATTAACTAACTGCTGTGAAAGTTGATGTTGGTTAGCCCATAATTGGATAGCTATATCATCGGACTCTAATAGCATGATGTGTAGGTAGGTATTGGGCGTGCTGTTAATAGCATCAACAATACTTAAAATAATGCTTACAACTGGGTCATCAGGTTTAATAAAGAGATATAACATCTCCCCCGGACTTAATTGGACAGGTTTATGTGCATAAGGAGAGTAAGGAGTTGGATCGAAATCTCCAACAACTGAAATATTGGCAAAAAGTTTGTTATAGGCCTTATAAAAAGCATTATTCCAAGCAATATTTTTTGCTACTTTTTGAGCTTCTTGCGCTGCTGCTAATTCTGCAAAATGATTACGTTCTGTTTCATTACGGGCATTAAGCCCAAGAATATCTAAAGGATTTAATCTTAAACCCTTATAATAAAACTGACTTCTATTTTGCATGAGAAAAACATAGCGTTTCTCTTCTTCTATTGTTAATCCCCAAACCTTAGCCTCATGTATCTGTTTAGGATTTAAAACAAGCTCATTGAGATTTTGATCAGAGGTTATGTCATCTTGATTTGACGTTAAACCAGCCCGAGCTAGCGTTTGATCCTGTGTGGCTAAAGGATTTAAATTTTGAGAGCTGATACCAGGAATAAGTAGTTCAGCTTGTGCTGCTTGAGCTATTATCCAAAGAAGTGGTAGAAGAATGTTTTTAGTCATGTTGCTCTATCCTCATCAAGGTTTACAACAACACGCTTTTTATCTTTATTTTCAAACTCAACACATTGTTTACCAAAATCGATATGAGTAACTATCCAGCCTGCTAACGTGTCACCTTTTTCTAAAGGTATCGTTTTGTAATCGTAAGTTACACTTACAACGCTAACTTGTTGGATACTATCAATGCTTAGAAGCTTAAAAGGTAAAGCTGAGGTAGGAAGATAGTGAACAGGGTTTTCTTTTTTATCTAAAGAGTTTACAACTTGATGTATATCTTTTAACTGTTGCGCTACCTCATTACGGTTATCAGTTAGTAATTGACTAAGTTGATTTTCTCCACTTATTTTAAGTTGCTCAATTTTAGTTGTTAGAGCATTAAAATTCTGACTCAGTGGCGTTAAATCAATTGTTTTATGGGGCTGTCTTAATTCTTGATGAATACTGCTAAGCTGTGATTGAATATCATTTAAAATGATATTTGTAATGTTAATCTTTTTAGTGATTATTTCGCCTTCATTTTTAATTAAAAGGCTTAGACAAACTAACAGAACAAGCAGAGCCAGAGAGGCTAAATATTTATTAAAGCATGTTTTAAAGTAATTCATATTTCACCCTTTGATGGATGTTTCATGGTTTGCTGATAAGCAGGCTTTAATTTAAAATTAACTTCGCGTTGTATATGATCTTCTGACAAGATAAAAATTTGCGGTCCAACTAATATTTCTAACCCTTCTCTAACCGATAGCGGGCCTAAATTTCTTTGGATTTGTGGTAATTTTTTACCCATTACCGTTTGTAATATTGCTGGTTGCTTTTCCTTAGGTGCTAGCGTGTAACCTGAATATTGCAACCAGTAATTAATTGCTTCGGCAATGGTTTTAATATCCTGAGAAAATCGTATTTGCTGTATCGCTAGCAGAGGATTAACTTGTGCCGCTAAGGGTTTATTAGCTACAGTTGTGTAACGATTAATTTGAGTAACATTGGCCGTTTGCGCCGTTAAAGCACAAAGGCTGAATGAAATAAGCAAAAACACTTTAAACATACACAAACTCCAGCCGGGCTTATGCCCGGTTATTTAATTTGGTTTGGCTAATGATTCTTGGCTAGCTAATAGTTGTAGACTTTCTCTTTTTTTAAGAAAGATCTCTTTGCGATCGACATCAATATGCTTAGGAGCCTTAATACCTACAGCGATATTACCTCTGCGGATATACAAAATTTTAATTTCAATTTGACCCTTATCGATTAAAATTTGCTCACCAATTCGGCGGGTAAGAACAAGCATGAAATTCTCCTTATTTAACCTCTTAAAATGTCTAACATGGCTTTAATATTTAGTTCAGCTGCCTCTAGGAAAGCTTGTTTATCAAATTCTTCAGTTGATTTGCGAAATATATTTGTCTGGGAAATGGCTTTGCAGCACTCAATGAATTGGGGCAATGTTGGTGGGAACTGATGACGCTCGCGAAAAATCAGCAATGCTTCTTTAATAGTTCGGGTATCAAAGCGTTGTAGACCGGAAGACCATTCTTTTTTTGTAGTAATAAGTGCATGTTCACTTTGTAAGCTACTCCACCACATATAACCATAAATAGCGCCTAAGCGGGTAAATAGCGTATCAATACGTTTATCTTGCATATCAGTTTTGTCTGAAGGCAACGACATTATCTGAGCTTGATTGTCTTGATTCATCTTCATCGAAGTCGAAGTCGGTCCCAGCACACTCCTGCCAGAAAAATTCGCTTGAAGATTTTTTTCGAGAATATGTTGTAGTTTTTGCATGATTACGCTCCAAGGTTGTAATAGGTGTAAGTTCATCATTCCAGCATTGCTGCGCAAGCCAGTTAGCTGGATATTTCCATGGAGGAATCCAGTTTCCAGTTAGTTGTAAGTCGTCACGATTTTTAATCTGCGCATGAAGTGCTTGAAGCATTTCGCTCAGAAGATTTTCATTGGGATTAATTCTTTGAAACTCTTCTAGTGCTTTATCTTTGGATTTTTTGTGTGGATAACTTGCCCAAAATTTTTCGAATTTTTGTAAGATATATAAATAATTATTATCTTTATGAGGTGTGTCGGCTTTTTGTAATTTACCCATGTCGGCTTTTAAATGCTTTGCAGCTTCTTGCCCAGTTTCTTCAAGGGCTTTAGCAGCATTTACCATGACGCTTTGGGCTGACGGCTTTGTGACGGCTTTTTTTTGAACAAAATAATCCGACGAGGCTAATAAACATTTTAAAATTAATTTCTCGCTTGTTGATTGCAACTGAATTAAGCCCGCACGTTCAAGGCCAGCAAGGGCACGCCTAACTTGCGCACGAGAGTAAGTGACACTTTTAATGCCTTGGTGAGATTCAACAAAAAGTTGTTCAGCAATAGATTGATGGCTAATGCCGCGCTCAAGTCCAACGATACCTGTCTTTACATTCATATAGGGCCTAATGCCTCTTAAGTAAGCCAGCTGCTGTATATGAGGTAGTGTATACAGTGCTGCTAGTTCTTCTCCGTTGATCATGAAGTACATTGAATCCTCTTCAATTTTGTAGTCTAATTACACATCATTTCGGGTAGAAAATTGATGGAAAATAGTCGAAATAGCTCCAAACGTATATTAATGCTCGATTCGAGTATTAAAAATTAAACATTAACACATATTGAGAAGTAGTCAATATCTGTTATGATATTTTTGAACGGTATGGATCGTGAGTAACTTATGAGCATTAAAGAGAAAATAGGAAAGCGTATTAAGGATGAGCGCATCGCAAAAGGGTTAACTAGAAAAGCATTGGCGGGATTAACCGATGATTTAAATGTGTCGCGCATTAATAATTATGAACGCGGCGAAAGAACGCCAGGTCCACTGGAAATAAAGCAGCTTGCTAGAGCACTAGAAGTCTCACCCGCGTTTTTAATGTGTTTATCTGATGACAAGCAAGGCGCTTTGAAAAAATCACCTGGACTAGGTGCTTTAATTCCTATATTAACCTATCAACAAGCCTGTAACCCCATCCACACTATTGATCAAATTAAAGAACCTAGCTATTCAGAAAAGTTAGATTTAATTCCTATTGCGCCTAAATTAAGTGAGCGAGTTAGTGAATATGCTTTTGCCTTAGAGGTACAAGATTCAAGTATGACTCCAGAATTTAGAGTAGGGGACATTCTTATTGTTGATCCACAATTGTTACCAAAGCCTGGTGATTTTATTGTTGCCAAGCTCAATGAAGATAAAGAAATTTTAATTCGTAAATATAAGCAGCTTTCTGCTGTAAAAATGAATCCAGAGTTTGAACTAATTGCACTTAATGAGGATTGGGCAAAAATATCTGTTAATTCGGATATCACTATTAAAATTATAGGAACAGTAGTTAGCTTAAATAGGATAATTATCTGAAAGTAGTTATCAATTAGCTCATTAACGTTAATTCTTATTTTAATAAAATTATAAAGAAGAGATTGATTGAGAAATCAAATGACAATTATTCTAGAAACGAAAAGATTAGTTCTAAAAACAATGACAGCCAAAGATTTAGCTTGCTTATTTAATCTACGCTCTAATCCTAGAGTAATGAAATTTATTGGTAATGGTAAAGTACAAAAAAAAGAGCAAGTCAAAGAATTTATAAAGCTTGCTCCAAATTATTTTAAAGAATATGGTTTAGGATTTTTTAACGCGTTTAAGAAAGAGAATGGCAGTTTTATCGGTCAGGCAGGATTGTTTCATTTAGGCTTTGATGTTAATCAACCTGAAATAGAACTTGCTTATCGTTTGCTTCCAGAGTATTGGCATCAGGGTTATGCAACTGAGTTAGCGACAGCTTTAATTAAATGGGGCTTTAACGAAAAAAAGCTTAAGCGAATTATTGCTATGGTTCATCCTGAAAATGAGCGTTCCCGGCGAGTCTTAGAAAAATCAGGTATGAGCTATTTAGGGATGATAAACTTTCGTGAGGAGCGAAATCCCTGTTATGAAATTAAAAAAACTATTATCTTTTCTGATCGAATAAAATTACAACCTGCTTCTATAGATGATTATCCTATCATTCAAAATATGACTTCTTATTATGCCTATGATGTTAGTGAGTATATGCAGTGGCCTATGGAAGAGACTGGTGTTTGTGATATTGGCCTAAATTATTTACGTTATTTTAATAAGGAGAATACTTATCCTTTTTTGATTCGTTATGATGGGGAGCTAGCGGGTTTTGCTATTATCGATAAAGAAGTAAGCGATAGCAATAATGACTACAATATGGCGCAATTTTTTATTATTAGAAAATTTAAAGGATGCGGATTAGGTAGGCAAATTGCTTTTCAGTGTTTTAATCAATTCCCAGGGCGTTGGGAGGTTTTTGTGATGCCGGGTAACGAAGGCGCTTATCGCTTTTGGCGCAAAATTGTGAGTGAATATACTAATCATAATTTTCATGAAGTAAGTCGTGAGGTTAATCAATATCCCCGAAACATTTTTATTTTTAAAAGCAGCAAGTTGAAAAAATAAAGACCAATTAGTTTAGATCTATCTTATTTCTAAAATTTAATACCAGTGGATTTAAAACATTCAAGCAAATAACCCAAGGTTAGAGCTTCTTTTGAAAAGAAGCTCATGCAAAAACAAAATTAAATTCCAATTTGTATTTCAATTAAAGGGTAAATGAGCTTTGATTCCTTGCTTTTTCTACCTGAGCATTTTCAATTATTTCGCTTAGCTTTCTTTGAACATCTTTAGCAGGTTGTAAATCACTTAACAAGAATTTCTCTTGCGTTAAAGGATTAGCTCTGTAACCTTCTTTATCTACCTTCAAGTTAGTCAAGGTATCTAAATCAAATAAATCACCATCTAATCTAACGGGCTTGTTAACAATTTTATGAGTATATGAATCTTTAAATTGTTCTAATTGTTTTTCATCAACATTAAGCTCTGCTAATAAAGATGTATTTGACTCTTGCTTATTAATTAGTTGAAGAAAAGCTTTTAATGAAGAGCTAAATTCATTATTGACTAAAACAGCTGGTAAAAACTCGAGTTCTAAATTTACACCACGCTTAATCCGAGATACATATTCATATTGGGAATTCGCCATAGTAATGAATGCATCATTACCTAATTTCTTTAAATAAGAAAGGGGGTCATTCTTACCTTGTTTATATAAAGCCGACATGATTTCTTTAGCAGCATAAGTATTGTTGAGGTATAAATGACGAGTAGTAGGATCCAAATCGAAAAAAGTTTGTAATGGGTTTGAATAATTTATTTTCTGAAAGAAATTAATAAGTTCAAATGAATTATAGTGATTATCTAATACAAGTTGACGGTTCTGTGGCTCTATAGAAAAGAAAGTTAAAAATGGATCGCGATGCCCTAGCTTTAATAAAGACTTCATTACTTCAAAGCAATTATAATGATTGTTCACAAGCACATTATTCTGCTCAGGAGTAAGCGCTAAAAACTTATTAAATGCATTTTGATACCCTAGTTTCGCAAAGCCTTTTATAACCTCAAAGCAATTATAATGATTGTTCACAAACACATTATTCTGCTCAGGGGTAAGCTCTATAAACTTATTAAATGCATTTTGATATCCCAATTTCGCAAATCCTTTTATTACCTCTAACGAATTATAATGATTATTAAGGAGATTTGTTAATTTTGATGCTTCTATTGAAAGTAGTAATGTTAGGGCATCTTGATAACCAATTTTTATTAATCCTTTTAAACATTCACCTGCATTATAAGCATTTTCTAATAAAATATTTAAATAAGTGGGCTCTATATTCTTTAAAGTAGTAAGTGGTGATTTATATCCTAATTGATTAAAAATTTTTACTAATTCTTTAATATTACTTGCTTTTTTTACAAGCGTTACCAATTGGTCTTCTTCCCAATTTTGCAAGTCTTGTAAAGCATCTGTATGGCCATACTGCTTACAAGAAGATATTAGTTTAGCAAAATCAGAAGCATTGTTTATGATAGCTAATTTTACTTTTTCTGAATTAAATCTATCTAAAGAGATATCGTTTTTCACTAAGATTGCACGAGCATAAGTGCGGTATAAGTCAGAGTCTTTAGCTTTTTCAGAACAAATACTCCAGAAAGTCTCCCGTGTTGATTGTGGCATATTAACTACTGCATTAGGGTCATCTAAAGAATAGCGGTGTCCATCGATTTCTAATAGATTAGTAGAGTGAGTTTGGTTAAATGTTATAGACGAACCATTAGAGAAAACCACACTTGTTTGTCTAGAACTATTAAAAAATCTTGTATCACTTAATAGTTTTAATATATCAGCTGTATTACTAGCCATAACCAACTTCTCCAATTTGTTAATTTTTAATTATTCAGGCTGCGGATTTTATCTTAATTCTTTTCCAATAGAATAGAGGAATCATTTGATTTAAATTTAATATTTAAAAGTAATAGTTAATTCATGAATAAATTGGTCAACATCTACGGGACTTATGATTTTGATTTGAGACAATCTAAATGATTAATAATAGAATGAATAGCGTCTTTGTTAAAATCTGGACAGAAACGAGGGTAAGTCCTGCCTAATCCATAAGACCATTTTTCTAGAAGGTCGTGGTTATACACTAACATATCATCCATGATATATCCCTCATCATAATTTGCCTCTGTATGAATGCCAATACCTCCATCATACAGTTCACCTGTTGGCAAACGTATCGCAATATGCCAGCACTCTTCTTTTGACGCTACCATCACAAACACAATATGTACTTTTTCTTTAAATCGACTATTCCAAGCATCAAAAAATAATTTGGCAAAAACGCCACAGGGGCCATAGTTGATTCGCGGTGTCCCTTCATGAAAGCCTAGAAGCTGATTAACATCATTTTTCAAATCATTAAGTATTTTAGTTTGCTCTGCATCCATGGGTATGTTTACCTTATTTAAGCGGTTTTCTAGCTAAAATAACCTGACTCATTTAAAAGGAGTCAGAATTTATAGTTATTATTGCTTTACTGTAGGTTCCCAGGCGCCATGAGAAATATAATTAACTTCATCACTGCCTGGCCAGGGTGGCATGGTGACACAAATAAAGACCAGATCATCTTCGTCACTTCGATATTGAAAACTTGTTCCTAACGGAATATCGATACTCATTCCTGCTGACAAAGGTGTAATTATCTCTTCATCGCTATTCTTGCGCCAAATTGCGCCTTTTCCAGAAAGAATATGCCAAAATTCAGAAACAGTTTTATGGCAGACCACTTTTGAAATAGTTCCAGCTTTTAAAGTACAATGCGCCATGCCGCCTAGATGATTATTCATCAATAAACGTACTTCTGCACCGGCGGGCGAGGTGTGCTGATAGTCTTGTGGTATAGCTTGTGTCTTCATTCATAACCTCGATTATTTTCTACATTCATAAACGATACTTTCATCATGTGTACTGGGAGATTGGGAGCGGTCAAAGGCTTTAATTAATTCAATTTGCCTAAAGCCAACTCTTTTAAGTAGATCAAGCAAAAAGGTGGGATCATTGTAAAGACGAATCTTGTATTCTTCGATTTCAGTTTGAATAATAGAGTGACCGTGAATAAGCTCATACTTGCCGATTGAGTAACAGATATCTTCTTCAAGCATAGCTAACTGACTAAGTAAAATAAATTTGTTATTGTCTAAGCGCCATCTTGAACCACGCCATAGTCCTAATTCTTTTGGTAATGCAGCAAAAGTTTCTACTTCAAATACAAAAAGACCACCGGGAACCAAATGTCTATAAATGGCTGTTAGGGCATTTTTGATTGTTTGCAAATTAGTTATTAAACCAAATGAGCCACTAGGAATGAAAATTAATTCATAGGTTTTAGGTTGATTAAGATCTTCAATTAAACCTTGCCAAATAACAGGCTTAATTTTCTTTGCAGATGCTTTTGTTTTTAATGCGCTTAACATGCTAGAACTTGCATCGAAACCTTCAATAGCAAGGCCGTCAGCTAGCATAGGAAGGAGGAATCGTCCAGAACCACACATAGGCTCTAAAATGGCGCCATTAACTTCTTTAACATAGCTTAAATAGAAATCATAAGCTTCTTTTGGTGGATTTGGTTTACTTAAATCATATACTTGCGTACATAAATCTAAGTAAGTATCTAGCGATTGATTCATCCATAGACCTCTAAACTGTCATGATATTTTTAGGTTAATTTACTTTCTTTTTCATAATACAAATTGCTAAAAAGAGGTTGAAAACCAATTCTTTTATAGACATTTAGTCCTAATGCTGAGGCTTCTAAGAAGCATGTTTTTATTCCAAGATTGGTTGCATGACGTAAAGCTGCATGAATAAGCTTAGTTGCATAACCTCTTTTTTGATAAGCAGGTAATGTTGCAATATCATCTAATCGTGCACTATTTTCATCGATAGTTAAGGTAAGGGAGCAAATAGGATTATTTTCGACAAAACCCGAGAAATGGTAAATGTTGTCATTAACATATACTGCACTTTGATGTTGTTTAGTATAAATACTAGTAATTGCTGGTGTAGATTCAAATCCATACAGTATTGGTATGCTCCAGGTCTCTAATTCATGTTTCATTTCTTTAATTTCTAGCTCTAATGGTATTGAAACATATGACTTTAAATCGAGTTCCATTGCCACACCTTTATCAACGAGTGATAATTTCTGAGCGTCAAGCAAAGTGGAACTATCTGCAGTTAATAAGTAATCAGGTAAAATTAATGCCCAAGGTAAATTTTTCTGCAAATAAAAACATTCACAAGTTAATAAATGGTTTTCAAGAAGAGGCTTAACTGAATTTACAATAGCAGGGTTTAAGTTGGGCGCTTTTAC is a window of Legionella busanensis DNA encoding:
- a CDS encoding GNAT family N-acetyltransferase, with product MHKFTSYHKLEQQFFSLLSFEKIDLGCLTAFATGVKAPNLNPAIVNSVKPLLENHLLTCECFYLQKNLPWALILPDYLLTADSSTLLDAQKLSLVDKGVAMELDLKSYVSIPLELEIKEMKHELETWSIPILYGFESTPAITSIYTKQHQSAVYVNDNIYHFSGFVENNPICSLTLTIDENSARLDDIATLPAYQKRGYATKLIHAALRHATNLGIKTCFLEASALGLNVYKRIGFQPLFSNLYYEKESKLT
- a CDS encoding class I SAM-dependent DNA methyltransferase; translated protein: MNQSLDTYLDLCTQVYDLSKPNPPKEAYDFYLSYVKEVNGAILEPMCGSGRFLLPMLADGLAIEGFDASSSMLSALKTKASAKKIKPVIWQGLIEDLNQPKTYELIFIPSGSFGLITNLQTIKNALTAIYRHLVPGGLFVFEVETFAALPKELGLWRGSRWRLDNNKFILLSQLAMLEEDICYSIGKYELIHGHSIIQTEIEEYKIRLYNDPTFLLDLLKRVGFRQIELIKAFDRSQSPSTHDESIVYECRK
- a CDS encoding cupin, whose translation is MKTQAIPQDYQHTSPAGAEVRLLMNNHLGGMAHCTLKAGTISKVVCHKTVSEFWHILSGKGAIWRKNSDEEIITPLSAGMSIDIPLGTSFQYRSDEDDLVFICVTMPPWPGSDEVNYISHGAWEPTVKQ